In Candidatus Sulfurimonas marisnigri, a single genomic region encodes these proteins:
- a CDS encoding deoxyguanosinetriphosphate triphosphohydrolase family protein encodes MEAFSRFYKINKDFRNPYARDRDRIIHCGSFRKLEYKTQVFLNQDGDFFRTRLTHSIEVSQIARSIASHLGLNESLAEAIALAHDLGHTPFGHIGGDTLDKCLIDDGFENGFEHNFQSFRVVSSIEKRYKEFNGLNLTFATLEGILKHSYPYKKSFLPSIIDDQFNLETHPSIEAMVVDRADEIAYISHDIDDGINSGLICFNDLKESELIREILEKVEEEGISEDEDEMFRYRFSSHLINHLVFSLLENSKDRVDNSKVFSAVLDTKIEIPIGFTSELETKIKKLKKILFNKLYQHKKIVIKMYAGKQAIKGLYSGLVEEEKMLPTFYREQLKSRKKHRVIADYIASMSDRHALSFYNEMYGKYN; translated from the coding sequence ATGGAAGCATTTAGTAGATTTTACAAAATAAACAAAGATTTTAGAAACCCTTATGCCAGAGATAGGGACAGGATTATTCACTGTGGAAGTTTTAGAAAACTTGAGTATAAGACACAAGTTTTTTTAAATCAAGATGGGGATTTTTTTCGTACACGTCTAACTCACTCTATTGAAGTTTCTCAAATTGCACGCTCAATTGCCTCCCATCTTGGACTTAATGAATCATTGGCAGAAGCAATTGCACTAGCTCACGATTTAGGGCATACCCCTTTTGGTCACATAGGTGGAGATACCCTTGATAAGTGCTTAATAGATGATGGCTTTGAAAATGGTTTTGAGCACAACTTTCAAAGTTTCAGAGTTGTATCATCTATTGAGAAGAGGTATAAAGAGTTTAATGGACTAAACCTCACATTTGCAACACTCGAAGGAATTTTAAAGCACTCATACCCATATAAAAAAAGCTTCCTACCTTCTATTATTGATGATCAGTTTAACTTAGAAACTCACCCATCGATAGAAGCAATGGTTGTTGACCGCGCTGATGAGATAGCGTATATCAGCCACGATATTGATGATGGAATAAACTCAGGGCTAATATGCTTTAATGATTTAAAAGAGAGTGAGCTAATAAGAGAAATTTTAGAAAAAGTAGAAGAAGAAGGGATATCTGAAGATGAAGACGAGATGTTCCGTTATCGTTTTAGCTCACATCTGATTAATCACTTAGTCTTCTCTCTTTTAGAAAATTCTAAAGATAGAGTTGACAATAGTAAGGTGTTTAGTGCTGTTTTGGATACAAAAATAGAGATTCCTATAGGTTTCACATCAGAGTTGGAGACTAAAATAAAAAAGCTTAAAAAGATACTTTTCAACAAACTGTATCAACATAAAAAGATAGTTATAAAAATGTATGCTGGCAAACAAGCTATTAAAGGGCTTTATAGTGGACTTGTGGAAGAGGAAAAAATGCTTCCAACATTTTATCGAGAACAGCTAAAGAGTAGAAAAAAACATAGAGTTATTGCAGACTACATTGCTTCAATGAGCGATAGACATGCGCTAAGTTTTTATAATGAGATGTATGGAAAATATAATTAG
- the rpsU gene encoding 30S ribosomal protein S21, which translates to MPGIVLRSDDNFDASYRRFKKQTDRNLIVTEARARRFHETKTEKRKKFLIASRKKMLKRLYMMRRYESRL; encoded by the coding sequence ATGCCTGGTATAGTACTACGTAGTGATGACAATTTTGATGCATCTTATCGTCGTTTCAAAAAGCAGACTGACCGTAACTTAATCGTTACTGAAGCTCGTGCTCGTCGTTTCCATGAAACGAAAACTGAAAAACGTAAGAAGTTCTTAATAGCATCTCGTAAGAAAATGCTTAAGCGTCTTTATATGATGAGACGTTACGAATCACGCCTATAG